In a genomic window of Prosthecobacter sp. SYSU 5D2:
- a CDS encoding lipocalin-like domain-containing protein, with the protein MILKHSSLFRRFILRPMRAEPVRTALTALGVMLGVAVMLAIQLANSGSLRGFSAALDAVSGKAALEIMAPPLGVDETLLPGMAWLREYGIATPVIESDVMAVAGEGREMLRIIGVDAMRDPALRDYAVATDGAGGNAATGMELMALLGKPDSLLITRTFAERHGLKTGGTIRLQVGDREKVCSITAVLGEGGDQGKGGAQSALAAQSLAIMDIANAQVILDKPGRVDRVELRLHEGLGVEAAEREVRQRLPDGLTVQRPQRRTAAVEKMLAAFHFNLTMLSGIALVVGLFLIYNTVSVAVMTRRREIGMLRTLGVTRGQVLRLFLGEATLLGIIGAVLGVPLAKLMAEAAIALTSTTVDTLYVATAAQVPDVTWVHWAMALGIALPLSLLAAALPAREAARVTPVEAMRSEAGTPACPNPSSRWQAGVPASLCLIAGYVAARQPPVSGLPLWAYFACLCAVAGMSLLVPSVLRGTARMMRGILGRVFGIEGRLAASQIRASTHRLSVSVAALAVSLALTVAIAVMVGSFRQTVLYWVDQTLGADLYVRPGTPPRSQSPPTFSESTLKTLREHPAVEAFDGYRSMDMPFRDRIIKMGTGDFDVQMVHGRLALKTRGDAREMLKQAKEKGEVFVSESFALRFNVKEGDLITLPTPKGEHAFRIAAQFYDYSNDSGTLTMDKTLFQNWFGESLPTHVAMYLKPGFNAEAVKTELVQQLDGRGFVAIFTNDGLRQEVLRIFDSTFAITWALEIIAILVAMAGVAATMMTLVLERKEEIRLLRIAGAEAAQVRRTIVIESGLIGAVSQGLGLAVGMLLSLVLIHVINPQSFGWSIQFYTPWLFLAGSTVLTIAGTMVAGLWPARRSVSRTFVAGILMLALWPSGLEAQEWKAAKPGYEYVFPRDHGQHPEHKIEWWYFTGNLKTKEGRRLGYQLTFFRIGAVAEPEVKSPWALRDVWMAHFALTDVEGGKYHHADRLNRAGPGLAGATEQRVWNEDWECKILPDGKFTLLAKDGDFSLDLALDTGKPAVIHGADGISQKGVTVGNASHYYSLTRMPTTGSLRVGEETFEVTGESWMDHEFGTSFLEKGTQGWDWFSAQLSDGSELMLFQLRGDAATDSSAGTWIKPDGSVVALTARDFKLTPGRTWKSPGGAAYPIEWRMEVPEHGISLSSRAVLPDQEFKAASTPGLGYWEGAVDYAGQIGGKPVTGQGYLEMTGYSGKAMSVWFGQD; encoded by the coding sequence GTGATTCTCAAACATTCGTCATTATTCCGTCGTTTCATCCTGCGGCCCATGCGGGCGGAGCCGGTGCGCACGGCGCTGACGGCGCTGGGCGTGATGCTCGGCGTGGCGGTGATGCTGGCGATCCAACTGGCGAACAGCGGCTCGTTGCGGGGGTTTTCGGCGGCGTTGGATGCGGTGTCGGGAAAGGCGGCGCTGGAGATCATGGCGCCGCCTTTGGGGGTGGATGAGACGTTGCTGCCGGGGATGGCGTGGCTGCGGGAGTATGGGATTGCGACGCCGGTGATCGAATCGGATGTGATGGCAGTGGCGGGGGAGGGGCGGGAGATGCTGCGGATCATCGGGGTGGATGCGATGCGGGATCCGGCACTGAGGGACTATGCGGTGGCCACGGATGGGGCAGGCGGGAATGCGGCGACGGGGATGGAACTGATGGCTCTTTTGGGCAAGCCGGATTCGCTTTTGATCACGCGCACGTTTGCGGAAAGGCATGGCTTGAAAACCGGGGGCACGATCCGGCTCCAGGTGGGGGATCGCGAGAAGGTGTGCAGCATCACGGCGGTTCTGGGGGAAGGCGGGGATCAGGGCAAAGGCGGTGCGCAGTCGGCCCTGGCGGCGCAGTCGCTGGCGATCATGGACATTGCCAATGCGCAGGTGATTTTGGACAAGCCAGGGCGGGTGGACCGGGTGGAACTGCGACTGCATGAAGGGCTGGGGGTGGAGGCTGCCGAACGAGAAGTGCGACAACGGCTGCCGGACGGGCTGACCGTGCAGAGGCCGCAACGGCGCACGGCGGCGGTGGAAAAGATGCTTGCGGCCTTTCACTTCAATCTGACCATGCTGTCTGGCATCGCCCTGGTGGTGGGGCTGTTCTTGATTTACAACACGGTCTCCGTGGCGGTGATGACGCGGCGGCGTGAGATCGGCATGTTGCGCACTCTGGGCGTGACTCGCGGGCAGGTGCTGCGGCTGTTTTTGGGGGAGGCGACGCTGCTTGGCATCATCGGGGCGGTGCTCGGAGTGCCGCTGGCGAAGCTGATGGCTGAGGCGGCCATTGCGCTGACTTCCACCACGGTGGATACGCTGTATGTGGCCACGGCGGCGCAGGTGCCGGATGTGACGTGGGTTCACTGGGCCATGGCTTTGGGCATTGCTTTGCCTTTGTCCTTGCTGGCGGCGGCGCTGCCTGCGCGGGAGGCGGCGCGGGTGACGCCGGTGGAGGCGATGAGAAGTGAGGCGGGCACTCCTGCCTGCCCGAATCCGTCATCCAGATGGCAGGCAGGAGTGCCCGCCTCACTTTGTTTAATCGCCGGTTATGTCGCGGCGAGGCAGCCGCCGGTTTCGGGGCTGCCGCTGTGGGCTTACTTTGCCTGCCTGTGCGCGGTGGCGGGCATGTCGCTGCTGGTGCCTTCGGTACTGCGAGGAACGGCGCGGATGATGCGGGGGATCTTGGGCCGGGTGTTTGGCATTGAGGGCAGGCTGGCGGCTTCGCAGATCAGGGCGTCCACGCACCGGTTATCGGTTTCCGTGGCGGCGCTGGCGGTGAGCCTGGCGCTGACGGTGGCCATCGCGGTGATGGTGGGGAGCTTTCGGCAGACGGTGCTGTACTGGGTGGACCAGACGCTGGGGGCGGACCTGTATGTGCGGCCGGGAACGCCGCCGCGCAGCCAGAGTCCGCCGACGTTTTCGGAGTCCACCTTGAAGACGCTGAGGGAGCATCCGGCGGTGGAGGCCTTTGACGGGTACCGCTCCATGGACATGCCGTTTCGTGACCGCATCATCAAAATGGGCACCGGGGACTTTGATGTGCAGATGGTGCATGGCCGGCTGGCGCTGAAGACGCGGGGGGATGCGAGGGAGATGCTGAAGCAGGCGAAGGAGAAAGGGGAAGTCTTTGTGTCTGAAAGTTTTGCGCTGCGCTTTAATGTCAAGGAGGGGGATTTGATCACGCTGCCCACGCCAAAAGGGGAGCATGCCTTCCGCATTGCGGCGCAGTTTTATGATTACTCCAACGACAGCGGCACCCTGACCATGGACAAAACCTTGTTTCAAAATTGGTTCGGCGAGAGCCTGCCCACGCATGTGGCCATGTATCTGAAACCTGGCTTCAATGCAGAGGCGGTGAAGACGGAACTGGTGCAGCAGCTGGATGGTCGTGGATTTGTGGCCATCTTCACCAATGACGGGCTGCGCCAGGAGGTGCTGCGTATTTTTGACAGCACCTTTGCCATCACCTGGGCCCTGGAGATCATCGCCATTCTGGTAGCCATGGCGGGAGTGGCGGCGACGATGATGACGCTGGTGCTGGAGCGGAAGGAAGAGATCCGGCTGCTGCGCATTGCGGGGGCGGAGGCTGCGCAGGTGCGGCGGACGATTGTTATTGAATCGGGGCTCATCGGGGCGGTGAGCCAGGGGCTGGGGCTGGCGGTGGGGATGCTGCTGTCGCTTGTGCTTATTCATGTGATCAATCCGCAGAGCTTCGGCTGGAGCATCCAGTTTTACACACCGTGGCTGTTCCTGGCAGGCTCGACGGTGCTGACCATTGCGGGCACGATGGTGGCGGGTCTGTGGCCTGCTCGGCGCAGTGTGTCGCGGACGTTTGTGGCGGGGATTTTGATGCTGGCTTTGTGGCCGTCAGGGCTGGAGGCGCAGGAATGGAAAGCGGCTAAACCGGGTTATGAATATGTCTTTCCACGGGATCATGGGCAGCATCCGGAGCACAAGATCGAGTGGTGGTATTTCACGGGCAATTTGAAGACGAAGGAGGGGCGGCGTTTGGGGTATCAACTGACGTTTTTTCGCATCGGGGCGGTGGCGGAGCCGGAGGTGAAATCGCCCTGGGCGCTGAGGGATGTGTGGATGGCGCACTTCGCGCTGACAGATGTGGAGGGTGGGAAATATCACCACGCGGACCGGCTGAACCGGGCGGGGCCGGGGCTGGCCGGGGCGACGGAGCAGCGGGTGTGGAATGAAGACTGGGAATGCAAGATCCTGCCGGATGGGAAGTTCACGCTATTAGCTAAAGATGGGGACTTCAGCCTGGATCTGGCGCTGGATACGGGCAAGCCTGCGGTCATTCATGGTGCGGATGGCATCAGCCAGAAGGGCGTGACGGTGGGCAATGCGAGCCATTATTATTCCCTGACGCGCATGCCAACAACGGGCAGCCTGCGGGTGGGGGAGGAGACTTTTGAGGTGACGGGGGAAAGCTGGATGGATCATGAATTTGGCACCAGTTTTTTGGAAAAGGGCACGCAGGGCTGGGACTGGTTCAGCGCGCAGCTCAGCGATGGTAGCGAGCTGATGCTGTTTCAATTGCGCGGAGATGCGGCGACGGATTCCAGCGCGGGTACCTGGATCAAACCGGACGGAAGCGTGGTGGCCCTGACGGCCAGGGATTTTAAGCTGACGCCAGGCAGGACCTGGAAATCACCGGGCGGGGCTGCGTATCCCATTGAATGGCGTATGGAGGTGCCGGAGCACGGGATTTCCCTGAGCAGCCGGGCTGTCCTGCCTGACCAGGAATTCAAAGCCGCCTCCACGCCGGGGCTCGGCTACTGGGAGGGGGCGGTGGATTATGCGGGCCAGATCGGCGGAAAGCCTGTGACGGGCCAGGGATATCTGGAAATGACCGGGTATTCGGGGAAGGCGATGAGCGTCTGGTTTGGCCAGGATTGA
- a CDS encoding ABC transporter ATP-binding protein, whose translation MPNLILAAADLHRSYALAESAVPALRGVSLELEAGAFVAVMGPSGCGKSTLLQLCGAMDKADSGSLKLDGREVTSMTDTDLTRLRRERIGFVFQFFNLLPTLSVLENIAMPLLLARVAEKTAFDKARALAKRVGIEHRLDHFPNQISGGEAQRAALARAVIHEPALLIADEPTGSLDSANGQRVLELFQELNRDLGIAILMATHDAQVAAVAKETVRMKDGRMQNDE comes from the coding sequence ATGCCAAACCTCATTCTCGCCGCCGCTGATCTTCATCGCAGTTACGCTTTGGCGGAGTCTGCCGTGCCGGCTTTGCGGGGTGTATCGCTGGAGCTGGAGGCGGGGGCTTTTGTGGCGGTGATGGGGCCTTCAGGGTGTGGTAAGTCCACGCTGCTGCAGCTCTGCGGGGCGATGGACAAGGCGGACTCGGGATCGCTGAAACTGGATGGCAGGGAGGTCACGTCCATGACGGATACGGACCTGACGCGGCTGCGCCGGGAGCGGATCGGGTTTGTGTTCCAGTTCTTCAATCTGCTGCCGACGCTGAGCGTGCTGGAAAACATCGCCATGCCGCTGCTGCTGGCGCGGGTGGCTGAAAAGACTGCTTTTGACAAGGCGCGTGCGCTGGCAAAGCGGGTGGGCATTGAGCACCGGCTGGATCACTTTCCCAATCAGATCTCCGGCGGTGAGGCGCAGCGTGCGGCGCTGGCGCGGGCGGTGATCCATGAGCCGGCGCTGCTCATCGCGGATGAACCCACGGGAAGTCTGGACAGTGCGAATGGTCAGCGGGTGCTGGAGCTGTTTCAGGAATTGAACCGGGACCTGGGCATTGCCATCTTGATGGCCACGCATGATGCGCAGGTGGCGGCGGTGGCGAAGGAGACGGTGAGGATGAAGGATGGGAGGATGCAGAATGACGAATGA
- the aspS gene encoding aspartate--tRNA ligase: MIPNAYRSLHCNAVRPEHIGQTVTLCGWVNSARDHGGVIFIDLRDREGLTQVVFRPEENADVAAQSHVLRDEDVVQIIGKVSARLTGTENSKLPTGEVEVVALELKVLNKSDVLPFHLDRELSNEDMRMKYRYLDLRRERMNKNIRTRHKITNAARNYLDGNDFVEVETPILSNPTPEGARDFLVPARLSPSKFFALPQAPQQYKQLLMVAGLERYFQIARCFRDEDLRADRQPEFTQIDIEASFIEQNDIVNLVEGLLASMFKAGQGVDIPLPFPRMTYQEAMDRYGSDKPDTRYGVEIVDMADVFAESGFKIFRSTLENGGVVRAINAKGFAGITTGQMIRLNELAIQAGMKVKQLAFIKIENGEYKSPLWKFFGEVEQKALVEKMNGEEGDIIFFYAGTWEDACNILGKVRLEIASMMNLTKDSTALNFLWVVDFPLLAFSPEDQSWVAVHHPFTRPKAEDVPLLEAGEYGKVRAEAYDVVLNGYELGGGSIRIHESDLQAKMFSVLGVTPEEQELKFSHILEAFKFGAPPHGGLALGLDRIAMLVCGEDSIREVIAFPKNNKACDLMTDSPTNVDFKSLRELYIQSTWKEKKIETAAATVPVLPVP, translated from the coding sequence ATGATCCCGAACGCCTACCGATCCCTTCACTGCAATGCCGTACGCCCTGAGCACATCGGCCAGACCGTCACACTCTGTGGCTGGGTGAATTCGGCCCGTGACCATGGCGGCGTCATCTTCATTGACCTTCGCGACCGCGAGGGGCTGACCCAGGTGGTTTTCCGCCCTGAAGAAAACGCTGACGTGGCTGCTCAAAGCCATGTGCTTCGTGATGAAGATGTGGTGCAGATCATTGGCAAAGTCTCCGCGCGCCTGACCGGCACGGAAAACAGCAAGCTGCCCACCGGTGAGGTGGAAGTGGTGGCCCTGGAGCTGAAGGTGCTGAACAAGTCCGACGTGCTGCCGTTCCACCTGGACCGTGAGCTGTCCAACGAGGACATGCGGATGAAATACCGTTATTTGGACCTGCGCCGCGAGCGGATGAACAAGAACATCCGCACCCGCCACAAGATCACCAACGCCGCCCGCAACTACCTGGACGGAAACGACTTCGTGGAGGTGGAGACGCCCATCCTTTCCAACCCGACGCCGGAAGGCGCGCGTGACTTCCTGGTGCCTGCGCGTCTGAGCCCCAGCAAGTTTTTTGCCCTGCCGCAGGCCCCGCAGCAGTACAAGCAGCTTCTCATGGTCGCTGGCCTGGAGCGTTATTTCCAAATCGCCCGCTGCTTCCGCGATGAAGATCTGCGCGCTGACCGCCAGCCGGAGTTCACCCAGATTGACATCGAGGCGAGCTTCATCGAGCAGAACGACATCGTGAACCTGGTGGAAGGTTTGCTGGCCAGCATGTTCAAGGCAGGCCAGGGCGTGGACATCCCGCTGCCCTTCCCGCGCATGACGTATCAGGAAGCCATGGACCGCTACGGCTCTGACAAACCGGACACCCGTTACGGCGTGGAGATCGTGGACATGGCGGACGTGTTTGCTGAAAGCGGCTTCAAAATTTTCCGCAGCACCCTGGAAAACGGCGGCGTCGTGCGTGCCATCAATGCCAAAGGTTTTGCCGGCATCACCACCGGCCAGATGATCCGCCTGAACGAGCTGGCCATCCAGGCCGGCATGAAGGTGAAGCAGCTCGCTTTCATCAAGATCGAAAACGGCGAGTACAAATCTCCGCTGTGGAAGTTCTTTGGCGAGGTCGAGCAGAAAGCCCTCGTCGAGAAGATGAACGGTGAAGAAGGCGACATCATTTTCTTCTATGCCGGCACCTGGGAAGACGCCTGCAACATCCTGGGCAAGGTGCGGCTGGAGATCGCCAGCATGATGAACCTGACGAAGGACAGCACCGCGCTGAACTTCCTTTGGGTCGTTGACTTCCCCTTGCTGGCCTTCAGCCCTGAAGACCAGAGCTGGGTGGCCGTGCATCATCCCTTCACCCGCCCCAAGGCGGAAGACGTGCCGCTGCTGGAAGCCGGTGAATACGGCAAGGTGCGCGCCGAAGCCTATGACGTGGTCCTCAATGGCTACGAGCTCGGCGGTGGCTCCATCCGAATTCATGAAAGCGACCTCCAGGCCAAGATGTTCAGCGTCCTGGGCGTCACGCCTGAGGAGCAGGAACTAAAGTTCAGCCACATTCTGGAAGCCTTCAAATTTGGCGCTCCTCCGCATGGCGGCCTGGCCCTCGGCCTGGATCGCATTGCCATGCTGGTCTGTGGTGAGGACAGCATCCGCGAGGTGATTGCCTTCCCGAAAAACAACAAGGCCTGCGATCTCATGACCGACAGCCCCACCAATGTGGATTTCAAATCCCTCCGCGAGCTCTACATCCAGAGCACCTGGAAGGAGAAGAAGATCGAGACCGCTGCGGCGACGGTGCCGGTTTTGCCAGTGCCGTGA
- a CDS encoding NlpC/P60 family protein yields the protein MTRFLTLALLALALFAHGETAQKKSSSPDKENVKEGPSTDGPPVAAVSSIEETDIQGFEHYAPQIQELIRQSLALTKLNLTYTFGSADPKNGGMDCSGAIFFVLSDFGFKGVPRQSNEMAGWVKEKTLLHRVEKADSLSHPEFSSLQPGNLLFWSGTYEAGPREIPVTHVMLYLGKLKKSGKHVVFGASDGRAYQGKRRTGVSVFDFSLPRSTSSATFYGYGMIPGVGKIEVKEKSVEPVVVAEKTEPKPAPVKPQETAKAQSAPVTKTASESKEKPPEPKMAATTVKEEVRPAIPVEKKPAPITAKAEPPPVKKTEAKTVAAKPAATAKPATAKPKSSAPAKSTSSKPKVVAKRKPAPPPPTPLERARQATTSFFKDVRKNFP from the coding sequence ATGACACGTTTTTTAACCCTCGCCCTTTTGGCGCTTGCCCTGTTTGCGCATGGTGAAACGGCTCAGAAAAAAAGCAGTTCCCCTGATAAGGAAAATGTGAAGGAAGGTCCGTCCACGGATGGGCCGCCGGTTGCGGCTGTGAGCAGCATTGAAGAGACTGACATTCAGGGGTTCGAGCATTACGCACCGCAGATCCAGGAGCTGATCCGTCAGTCTTTAGCGCTGACCAAACTCAACCTCACCTACACTTTTGGTTCGGCCGATCCCAAGAATGGCGGCATGGACTGCTCCGGTGCGATCTTTTTTGTGCTGAGTGATTTCGGCTTCAAAGGCGTGCCCCGCCAGTCCAATGAAATGGCGGGCTGGGTGAAGGAGAAGACGCTGCTGCACCGGGTGGAGAAGGCGGATTCGCTTTCGCATCCGGAGTTCTCATCCCTGCAGCCGGGCAACCTGCTTTTCTGGTCCGGCACCTATGAAGCCGGTCCCCGTGAAATCCCTGTGACGCATGTGATGCTGTATCTGGGCAAGCTGAAGAAGAGCGGCAAGCATGTGGTGTTCGGGGCCAGTGATGGCCGGGCTTATCAGGGCAAGCGGCGCACGGGCGTCAGCGTCTTCGATTTTTCCCTGCCGCGCTCCACCAGCTCGGCCACCTTTTATGGTTATGGGATGATCCCCGGAGTGGGCAAGATCGAGGTCAAAGAAAAGTCTGTGGAACCCGTGGTTGTGGCCGAAAAGACGGAGCCAAAGCCTGCACCCGTCAAACCGCAAGAAACTGCCAAAGCGCAGTCAGCCCCAGTCACAAAAACCGCCAGCGAATCCAAAGAGAAACCGCCAGAGCCAAAAATGGCCGCCACGACCGTGAAGGAAGAAGTCCGGCCGGCGATCCCAGTCGAAAAGAAACCGGCGCCTATCACGGCTAAGGCTGAACCGCCACCTGTGAAAAAGACGGAGGCCAAAACGGTCGCTGCGAAACCGGCGGCGACAGCCAAGCCGGCCACCGCCAAACCCAAAAGCTCCGCCCCGGCCAAGTCCACCTCGTCCAAACCCAAGGTCGTGGCCAAACGGAAACCGGCACCGCCGCCGCCGACTCCGCTGGAGCGTGCCCGGCAGGCCACCACGTCCTTTTTTAAAGACGTGCGGAAGAATTTCCCCTGA
- a CDS encoding ammonium transporter, translating into MIPVFHNWRTFACGLVVTTLLSLGAVLAQETAAPMPAPAAEAAEAATAEAPPGTVEERLSKLENPGGINSGDNAWMLTSSALVIFMSLPGLALFYGGIVQKKNILSVFAQIFAIAGIASLAWWAIGFSLAFSEGNEFIGGTDNAFFKGVDGEPGTLATVSQNIFAMFQLTFAIITPALIIGAVAERMKFAAVLVFVTLWLFAVYFPFAHMVWGGGFLATNIKAIDFAGGTVVHMTSGFSALVLCILLGKRQGYGKEQFAPHSVVLTAVGTGMLWVGWYGFNAGSAGAADGVAGNAFATTTFAAAIGGCAWGFAEWICKGRPSVLGFASGVIGGLVAITPAAGFVTVGSSIIFGLLGGIVPFIAVTYLKRIFGYDDALDTFGVHGVGGMLGAILTGIFADPEVSGLVAELKADGVNLLAEQLKAVGVTIVWSAVATVLIAIICKITVGLRVSPEAERMGLDLAEHGESGYEH; encoded by the coding sequence ATGATCCCGGTCTTCCATAACTGGCGCACCTTCGCGTGCGGTCTTGTCGTCACCACCCTGCTGTCCCTTGGGGCAGTTCTGGCCCAGGAAACTGCTGCTCCCATGCCGGCCCCCGCGGCTGAAGCTGCGGAGGCGGCCACGGCTGAAGCGCCTCCGGGGACCGTGGAAGAGCGGCTCAGCAAACTGGAAAATCCTGGCGGCATCAATTCTGGTGACAATGCCTGGATGCTGACCAGCTCTGCCCTGGTCATTTTCATGTCGCTGCCGGGCCTGGCGCTGTTTTACGGCGGCATCGTTCAGAAGAAAAACATCCTGTCCGTCTTTGCGCAGATCTTTGCTATCGCCGGCATCGCCTCCCTGGCCTGGTGGGCCATTGGCTTCAGCCTGGCTTTCTCCGAAGGGAATGAGTTCATCGGCGGAACTGACAATGCCTTCTTTAAAGGGGTGGACGGCGAGCCCGGAACGCTGGCGACAGTTTCCCAAAACATCTTTGCGATGTTTCAGCTCACCTTTGCCATCATCACGCCCGCCCTCATCATTGGAGCTGTGGCTGAGCGCATGAAGTTTGCGGCGGTGCTGGTGTTTGTGACGCTGTGGCTGTTTGCCGTTTACTTCCCCTTTGCCCACATGGTCTGGGGCGGTGGTTTTCTGGCGACGAACATCAAGGCCATTGACTTCGCAGGCGGCACGGTGGTGCACATGACCTCAGGTTTCTCGGCACTGGTTCTTTGCATCCTCCTGGGCAAGCGCCAGGGCTATGGCAAAGAGCAGTTCGCCCCGCACAGCGTGGTGCTGACGGCGGTGGGCACCGGGATGCTGTGGGTGGGCTGGTATGGCTTTAATGCCGGGTCTGCTGGTGCTGCGGATGGCGTGGCCGGAAATGCCTTTGCGACGACGACTTTTGCAGCGGCCATCGGCGGCTGCGCCTGGGGTTTTGCGGAGTGGATCTGCAAGGGCCGCCCGAGCGTGCTCGGCTTTGCCTCCGGCGTTATCGGAGGTCTGGTGGCCATCACTCCGGCGGCGGGTTTTGTGACCGTCGGGTCATCCATCATCTTTGGTCTGCTGGGCGGCATCGTGCCGTTCATCGCCGTCACGTATTTGAAGCGCATCTTTGGTTATGATGATGCTCTGGACACCTTTGGGGTGCACGGTGTTGGCGGCATGCTCGGTGCCATTCTGACTGGCATCTTTGCTGACCCTGAGGTGAGCGGCCTGGTGGCTGAGCTGAAGGCCGACGGCGTGAACTTGCTGGCCGAGCAGCTCAAAGCTGTGGGTGTGACCATTGTCTGGAGCGCCGTGGCGACCGTGCTCATCGCCATCATTTGCAAAATCACCGTCGGCCTGCGTGTCAGCCCTGAGGCTGAGCGCATGGGTCTGGATCTGGCAGAGCACGGTGAGTCCGGATACGAGCATTGA